One Acutalibacter muris DNA window includes the following coding sequences:
- a CDS encoding phosphopentomutase has translation MGKYERVFIVVIDSLGIGSMPDADSFGDNGADTLGHIAETAGLRIPNLRRLGLANLRPLKGLPPCESSLGYRMVLEEASNGKDTMTGHWEMMGLHITTPFKTFTDTGFPPELISELERLTGRKIIGNKSASGTEILEELGQEEVEKGHLIVYTSADSVLQICGNEETMGLDALYRYCEMARELTLREEWRVGRVIARPYVGRRPGEFKRTSNRHDYALKPYGKTCLDALKAAGLDMISVGKIFDIFDGEGLTQSNRSKSSVHGMEQTIELLGENFTGLCFVNLVDFDALWGHRRDPYGYAAELERFDEKLGQALPLLKEDDLLMITADHGNDPTFRGTDHTRERVPLLMYSPGMTGGGPLETEKCFAVIGATVSDNFSVAMPKGTIGHSLLDKLI, from the coding sequence ATGGGAAAGTATGAGCGCGTATTCATTGTCGTCATCGACTCCCTTGGGATAGGGTCCATGCCGGACGCTGACAGCTTCGGGGATAATGGAGCCGACACCCTGGGGCATATCGCGGAGACCGCCGGGCTCAGAATACCCAATCTCCGCCGCCTGGGGCTTGCCAACCTGCGCCCCCTCAAGGGGCTGCCTCCCTGTGAAAGCTCCTTGGGCTATCGCATGGTCTTAGAGGAGGCCAGTAACGGCAAGGACACCATGACCGGCCACTGGGAGATGATGGGCCTGCACATCACCACACCCTTCAAGACCTTCACGGATACCGGTTTCCCCCCGGAGCTTATCTCTGAGCTGGAGCGGCTTACCGGACGCAAAATAATCGGCAACAAAAGCGCCAGCGGCACGGAGATACTTGAGGAGCTGGGACAGGAGGAGGTTGAGAAGGGCCATCTCATCGTCTACACCTCTGCCGACTCCGTATTGCAGATATGCGGCAATGAGGAGACCATGGGCCTTGACGCTCTCTACCGTTACTGCGAGATGGCCCGGGAGCTCACCCTGCGGGAGGAATGGCGGGTCGGCCGGGTGATAGCGCGGCCCTATGTGGGCAGGAGGCCCGGGGAGTTTAAACGCACCTCTAACCGCCATGACTACGCCCTGAAGCCCTACGGCAAAACCTGCCTGGACGCTTTGAAGGCTGCCGGCCTTGACATGATATCCGTTGGCAAGATATTTGACATTTTTGACGGCGAGGGCCTGACCCAGTCCAACCGCTCTAAAAGCTCCGTTCACGGCATGGAGCAGACAATAGAGCTCCTGGGAGAGAACTTCACCGGCCTGTGCTTTGTGAACCTGGTGGACTTCGACGCGCTATGGGGCCACCGCCGGGACCCTTACGGCTATGCCGCAGAGCTGGAACGCTTCGACGAGAAGCTGGGTCAGGCGCTTCCTCTGCTTAAAGAGGACGACCTCTTAATGATAACCGCCGACCATGGCAATGATCCCACCTTCCGGGGCACCGACCACACCCGTGAGCGGGTGCCGCTTTTGATGTACTCCCCCGGCATGACCGGCGGCGGGCCGCTGGAGACGGAAAAGTGCTTCGCGGTCATAGGCGCTACTGTGTCCGATAACTTCAGCGTGGCAATGCCCAAAGGGACCATCGGGCACTCGTTATTGGACAAGCTGATATAA
- a CDS encoding ABC transporter ATP-binding protein: MSVLKAENVTYVYQSKYQQVKALDGVSCDFEAGKFYAIVGQSGSGKTTLLSMLAGLGTPNDGQVVANGQSVKEFGSERHRRENVSVIYQAFNLFPSLNILENVMYPMMIQKAQAGKAKARAKELLAAVGLEEVDPRKLPAMLSGGQQQRVAIARALASDSPVILADEPTGNLDSENGQMVIDLLKRLAKEEDRCIIVVTHDLGIAAQADVIYHMKDGRLNEEERVC; the protein is encoded by the coding sequence ATGAGCGTTCTTAAAGCGGAAAACGTGACCTATGTGTACCAGAGCAAATACCAGCAGGTGAAGGCCTTGGACGGGGTGTCCTGTGATTTTGAGGCGGGGAAGTTCTACGCCATAGTGGGCCAGTCCGGCAGCGGCAAGACGACGCTCCTATCCATGCTGGCGGGGCTTGGCACCCCGAACGACGGGCAGGTGGTGGCCAACGGCCAGTCTGTGAAGGAGTTTGGCAGCGAGCGGCACAGGCGGGAAAATGTGTCGGTGATATATCAGGCCTTTAACCTGTTCCCGAGCCTTAATATTCTAGAGAACGTCATGTACCCCATGATGATACAGAAGGCCCAGGCTGGCAAGGCCAAGGCCCGGGCAAAGGAGCTGCTGGCGGCGGTGGGCCTTGAGGAGGTGGACCCCAGAAAGCTGCCCGCCATGCTCTCCGGCGGGCAGCAGCAGAGGGTGGCTATAGCCCGGGCCCTTGCAAGCGACAGCCCGGTGATACTGGCCGACGAGCCCACCGGCAACCTGGACTCTGAGAACGGGCAGATGGTGATAGACCTCTTAAAGCGGCTGGCAAAGGAGGAGGACCGCTGCATAATCGTCGTCACCCATGACCTGGGCATAGCCGCCCAGGCCGACGTGATATACCATATGAAGGACGGCCGGCTGAACGAAGAGGAAAGGGTATGCTGA
- the deoD gene encoding purine-nucleoside phosphorylase — MPNLTPTPHNAALPEDIAKTVLMPGDPLRAKFIAENFLSDAVCVNTVRNMLAFTGNYQDKRVTVMGGGMGMPSVGIYTYELFNFYGVEKIIRVGSAGTLSEKAALRSVVIGVGACTDSNYAHQFQLPGTFAPIADFDLARAAAETGERLGIKTVAGNILSSDVFYSDDSESTRKWQKMGVLAVEMEAAALYMNAARAGKKALCLLTISDSPTSGEALSAEERQNSFTDMMKLALEIA; from the coding sequence ATGCCCAACCTTACCCCCACCCCCCATAACGCCGCCCTGCCCGAGGATATTGCCAAGACCGTCCTTATGCCCGGGGACCCCCTGCGGGCAAAGTTCATAGCCGAGAACTTCCTTTCTGACGCGGTCTGCGTGAACACCGTGCGCAATATGCTGGCCTTCACCGGCAACTACCAGGATAAGCGTGTCACCGTCATGGGCGGCGGCATGGGTATGCCCTCTGTGGGCATCTACACCTACGAGCTCTTCAACTTCTACGGAGTGGAGAAGATAATCCGCGTGGGCTCTGCCGGCACTCTCAGCGAAAAGGCGGCCCTCCGTTCGGTGGTTATCGGCGTGGGCGCCTGCACCGACTCAAACTATGCCCACCAGTTCCAGCTTCCCGGAACCTTCGCGCCTATAGCCGACTTTGACCTGGCCCGTGCCGCCGCCGAAACCGGCGAGCGCCTGGGGATAAAGACCGTGGCCGGGAATATTCTGTCCTCGGACGTGTTTTACTCCGACGACTCTGAGAGCACCAGGAAATGGCAGAAGATGGGTGTGCTGGCCGTGGAGATGGAGGCCGCCGCCCTATACATGAACGCCGCCCGGGCGGGTAAAAAGGCCCTGTGCCTTCTGACCATCTCCGACTCTCCCACCTCCGGCGAGGCCCTCTCCGCCGAGGAGCGGCAGAACAGCTTTACAGACATGATGAAGCTGGCCCTGGAGATAGCCTGA